In Microvenator marinus, one genomic interval encodes:
- a CDS encoding Ig-like domain-containing protein, producing the protein MRLHLMMTKLLFLTSRLLVLLLVALPGYASAWLPVPFQVTGPQYEPRLPFGDADVNDDGYDEILVGRLLFFGRSWGADTRPVEVVSDSDLQSSNFAGDLNGDGFDDAIFVHGNGSQNAVATVYLGSPSGLHYQESLPLPVTQATIFPIGDINGDGFDDIAFSEPKLGSSPSCALADFLKVFIYSGGAEGLEDSPATVLEAERAQDCFGTWVEGGDINGDGYSDVVVLASGFRDNLDNQFQRGKVYAFFGSPDGIELTADWEARPNDQLTDFVFGFQRQISIADEDGDGFDDLLLVFGLFEKDEGSCFHYIYPGTSSGIGLPRRHLSSCGSRISWAGDIDGDGLQDRLNSGEYYPTPQTISTHLYLGVNPSESAWNTGSRDDAFPVGDVNGDAYDDFATWSSSPAGFDLRLYFGRPNPVPVADRQSVSLPQNSDVDITLSGSDPYNDLLSFRIEREPEHGRLEAFSPSLGLVRYIPNYDYFGPDSFEFAVLDPYGGVGTAEVLIEVGRLNTAPVFVPPTPSTPVIVRVGEELRLVVRAEDAEEDEVEYSATGLPWNAEFDAETGVTYWTPDQSQLGPDTWVFSASDGTDTVTRSVVLVVEEATPDPPIEQDMGSADQGIPTLPVDSGQGPNSIADQGCGCASTKGGPWMLVFVFAFSLRRRRSRSHDVYRMDA; encoded by the coding sequence ATGAGATTACACCTGATGATGACTAAGCTATTGTTTCTCACGAGTCGGCTATTGGTCCTTTTGCTCGTTGCGTTGCCAGGGTACGCCTCGGCATGGCTTCCTGTTCCGTTCCAGGTCACAGGCCCTCAATATGAGCCGCGTCTGCCTTTTGGAGATGCCGATGTCAACGATGATGGATATGACGAAATCCTCGTAGGCAGACTCTTGTTCTTTGGTCGCTCCTGGGGAGCCGATACGAGACCTGTTGAAGTAGTATCGGATTCGGACCTGCAGAGCTCGAACTTCGCCGGTGATCTCAACGGCGATGGGTTTGATGATGCCATCTTCGTCCATGGAAACGGAAGTCAGAACGCCGTAGCTACGGTATACTTGGGGTCCCCATCGGGCTTGCATTACCAAGAGTCATTACCTCTCCCAGTCACTCAGGCAACGATTTTCCCGATTGGTGATATCAATGGAGACGGTTTCGACGACATTGCATTTTCCGAGCCTAAACTTGGCTCCTCTCCAAGTTGTGCACTAGCGGACTTCTTGAAGGTGTTCATTTACAGCGGAGGCGCTGAAGGTCTTGAAGATAGTCCAGCCACCGTGTTGGAGGCTGAACGAGCACAAGATTGCTTCGGGACTTGGGTGGAAGGAGGAGACATCAATGGCGATGGGTACTCAGATGTGGTGGTCTTAGCGTCCGGATTTCGTGACAATCTCGACAACCAATTTCAAAGAGGCAAGGTCTACGCCTTTTTCGGGAGCCCAGATGGGATAGAGCTCACAGCGGACTGGGAAGCACGACCTAATGATCAACTGACCGATTTCGTCTTCGGATTTCAGAGGCAGATTTCTATCGCCGATGAAGATGGAGATGGGTTCGACGATCTTCTCTTGGTATTCGGACTTTTCGAGAAGGATGAAGGATCGTGCTTTCACTACATATATCCTGGTACTTCTTCAGGCATTGGATTGCCACGACGGCACCTGAGTAGTTGCGGTTCAAGGATTTCTTGGGCTGGAGACATCGATGGAGACGGATTGCAGGATCGCCTCAACTCCGGCGAGTACTACCCGACGCCACAGACGATCAGCACCCATCTCTATCTAGGGGTCAACCCTTCTGAGTCTGCCTGGAATACAGGATCGAGAGACGATGCGTTTCCGGTTGGCGATGTAAATGGGGATGCCTACGATGACTTCGCGACTTGGAGTTCAAGCCCAGCAGGCTTTGACCTTCGTTTGTACTTTGGACGGCCTAATCCAGTGCCGGTAGCCGACCGGCAATCAGTGTCCCTCCCCCAAAACTCAGACGTCGACATTACGCTGAGCGGAAGCGACCCCTACAACGACTTGCTATCCTTCAGGATCGAGCGCGAGCCTGAGCACGGCAGGTTGGAGGCGTTTTCACCCAGCCTCGGGTTGGTGCGCTACATACCCAACTATGATTACTTCGGGCCCGACTCATTTGAGTTTGCAGTGCTCGACCCCTATGGGGGTGTGGGTACGGCTGAAGTACTCATTGAAGTGGGACGTTTGAATACAGCGCCGGTTTTTGTTCCTCCCACTCCTTCAACGCCGGTCATCGTTCGGGTCGGGGAGGAGTTGAGGTTGGTCGTTCGTGCCGAAGATGCGGAAGAAGATGAGGTGGAGTATTCGGCCACAGGGTTGCCTTGGAATGCCGAGTTTGATGCTGAGACAGGCGTAACTTATTGGACTCCTGACCAGAGCCAACTCGGGCCTGACACGTGGGTGTTTAGTGCGTCAGATGGCACTGATACCGTGACTCGATCAGTAGTTCTGGTGGTAGAGGAGGCGACTCCAGATCCACCGATAGAACAGGATATGGGCTCAGCCGACCAGGGGATCCCCACCTTGCCAGTGGACTCCGGCCAGGGGCCGAACTCCATCGCGGACCAAGGCTGTGGCTGCGCGAGCACGAAAGGCGGACCATGGATGTTGGTCTTTGTGTTTGCGTTTTCTCTTCGTCGTCGCCGATCGCGTTCTCACGATGTATATCGCATGGATGCGTAG
- a CDS encoding AAA domain-containing protein gives MRSEDELNILKDAWLAEQREERERIRAERLNKTLKQRVEAGVALSKLEVSETGTAAGGRTLVWVELKSAEFRASPGTPVLLWWDEPKPETSLNAILARRRGQELGLVLDDFPPERLLGGEFNLDLEAPQTTYQRGVWAIKAFAEAKNSSDTGRLREALFLGEGIETSRPKTLEFLDEKLNESQRNAVQHALFTEPVAYIHGPPGTGKTRTLVEVIRQALGADQRILVAAASNAAVDHISRQLLAASVPVLRLGHPARVMPDLEQHTLDSRLAALPDYAMAKAWMDQANAIRRKISNRSDRGTMRGDERRELYRQARELTQDAKRHLANLEDAIVSTARVVSCTASSADSNILRNQDFDLVVIDEGSQIPDPIALIAARRGARLVIAGDPCQLAPTVHSTGSVGKRLASTFLERFQDQAYLLDTQYRMNALIMNYPSDAMYAGRLIAHPSVANHTIWDLDVEPDAWLKSPLMYLDTAGKGWEEHVTDEDPSTSNPQQAERTVAEARRLLELGLKPEDLAIISPYYAQVRLIRALIPEVDVDTVDAFQGQEREAIIVDLVRSNYESRIGFLSDVRRMNVAMTRARRFLLVIGDSATIANHGFYEEFLEYVENYGALESAWSD, from the coding sequence ATGCGTAGTGAAGATGAACTCAACATTCTCAAGGACGCCTGGCTCGCCGAGCAAAGAGAAGAGCGCGAGCGAATCCGCGCCGAACGCCTCAACAAGACTCTAAAACAGCGTGTTGAGGCCGGGGTGGCCCTTTCTAAGCTCGAGGTCTCGGAGACCGGCACGGCGGCGGGAGGGCGCACGCTAGTCTGGGTGGAGCTCAAGTCCGCCGAGTTTCGAGCGTCTCCTGGAACACCCGTACTCCTCTGGTGGGACGAGCCAAAGCCCGAAACATCACTCAATGCCATCCTCGCCAGACGACGCGGCCAAGAGCTCGGGTTGGTGCTCGATGATTTCCCTCCAGAGCGGTTGCTTGGCGGCGAGTTTAATTTGGACTTGGAGGCACCGCAGACCACGTATCAACGGGGAGTCTGGGCCATCAAGGCGTTCGCTGAGGCCAAGAATTCGAGCGATACAGGGCGACTTCGAGAAGCCCTGTTCCTAGGTGAAGGCATTGAAACCTCCCGTCCAAAAACGCTGGAGTTCTTGGATGAAAAGCTCAATGAGTCGCAGCGTAACGCGGTGCAACACGCCCTCTTCACCGAACCGGTTGCATACATTCACGGACCTCCGGGCACCGGTAAAACGCGGACCTTGGTGGAGGTGATTCGGCAGGCCCTTGGTGCGGACCAGCGCATTCTTGTGGCCGCCGCCAGTAATGCGGCTGTGGACCATATCTCTCGTCAACTCTTGGCCGCATCGGTGCCTGTTCTGAGGCTCGGTCATCCGGCACGCGTCATGCCGGACTTGGAGCAGCACACCCTGGACAGCCGACTCGCGGCACTTCCCGACTATGCCATGGCCAAGGCGTGGATGGACCAGGCAAATGCCATTCGACGAAAGATTTCGAACAGGTCGGACCGCGGCACTATGCGTGGCGATGAGCGCCGTGAACTCTACCGACAGGCGCGAGAACTCACACAAGACGCAAAACGCCATCTCGCAAATCTCGAAGACGCCATCGTTTCAACGGCTAGGGTCGTCTCGTGCACTGCTTCGAGTGCGGACTCCAATATTTTGAGGAACCAAGACTTTGACCTCGTGGTGATCGACGAGGGCTCGCAGATTCCCGACCCAATCGCTCTTATTGCGGCCAGGCGCGGCGCCCGTCTTGTGATTGCTGGGGACCCTTGCCAGCTCGCGCCCACCGTTCATTCAACTGGAAGTGTGGGAAAAAGATTGGCGTCCACATTCCTAGAGCGTTTTCAAGACCAGGCGTACCTTCTGGATACTCAGTACCGAATGAACGCTTTGATCATGAACTACCCTTCCGACGCCATGTATGCTGGTCGACTCATCGCTCACCCGAGCGTCGCAAACCACACGATTTGGGATCTCGACGTTGAGCCGGATGCGTGGCTCAAATCGCCCCTGATGTACCTGGATACCGCCGGCAAGGGGTGGGAAGAGCATGTCACGGATGAAGACCCAAGCACGTCGAATCCTCAGCAAGCTGAGCGCACGGTGGCCGAGGCCAGGCGCTTGCTGGAGCTGGGCCTTAAGCCCGAAGACCTCGCCATCATCTCCCCGTACTATGCGCAGGTTCGACTCATCCGTGCCTTGATTCCAGAAGTAGACGTGGACACCGTGGATGCCTTCCAGGGTCAAGAGCGCGAGGCAATCATCGTAGACTTGGTGCGGTCAAACTACGAATCGCGCATCGGATTCTTGAGCGATGTCCGCCGAATGAACGTAGCCATGACGCGCGCCCGGCGATTTCTCTTAGTGATTGGAGATAGCGCTACGATTGCGAATCACGGGTTCTACGAGGAGTTCTTAGAGTACGTCGAGAACTACGGAGCACTTGAGAGTGCCTGGAGCGACTAG
- a CDS encoding efflux RND transporter permease subunit: MSATPQYKGAMAFMAKNHVAANLLMLIFIVGGIMLAPNIKQEVFPEVTLDTVSIQVIYPGAGPEEVEQGVILAVEEAVRGIDGVREIRSTALESVGTVSAEISTDVDAFEALNDIKSAVDRITSLPRDAERPVVSLLSNRNQVISLVIYGDGTERELRALGEEVREEILQDPRVTLAELGGVRNPEISIEVPQAELRRHDLTLDQIAQTVGRASIELPGGGVKTSAGEVLMRVTERRDWGSEFEEVAVKASPDGSMVRVKDLAQVVDGFEETEREAFFNSKRAVRVDVYRIGSQTPTDVADAVKSYVDEKLERLPEGYGIAVWNDRSEIFQDRMNLLLKNAYIGVFLVLIILGIFLEIRLAFWVTSGIAVSVLGAMLFMPALDVSINMISLFAFILTLGIVVDDAIVGGEAIYHHRQQGKGLMESSIEGIGEVWVPIVFSVLTTVVAFMPLLFIPGTMGKFWNNIPLIVIPILLLSIVDALFILPAHLAHTSRKETGFIGWIDAKQARFSALLETFIERVYRPSAEFAFRYRYLTVALGLATLILTFGMLGGGRLKFTFFPKVEGDVVTATLQLPFGSPIEDTRAVVERIQAGGLEALEELGGDELSRGMYADIGAGAASGMGASVGGGVGSHLANVQIFLVPAKDREVTTAQFANLWRQKVGEIPGVDTLQFQFNIGPARGQPVSVELSHRDPKILEFAASRVAESLATYEGVFDTDAGYTPGKDQLDFQLKPQARALGLTETDLARQVRASFYGSEVARQQRGRDELRVFVRRPMSERNSEFDIETMMIQTPQGGELPLSQAAEVTRGKSYTSIQRVDARRVLTVTADVDEEVTTGQIVTQAVINEVMPKIAAEIPGLSYGASGQEQDRAEMMDALKRNFTFALLAMFALMAFALGSYLQPLLIMSAIPFGIVGAVIGHMVLGFDVSVISLMGMVALSGVVVNDSIVLVDAINTFRKEGMSAWDAVVAGGTRRFRPVLLTSLTTFFGLAPMILETSPQARFLVPMAVSLGFGIMFTTIIVLGLVPCIYLIADDAKRWFAPPVDVG; this comes from the coding sequence ATGAGTGCGACACCACAATACAAGGGTGCGATGGCTTTCATGGCCAAGAACCATGTGGCCGCAAACCTCCTCATGCTCATCTTCATCGTGGGCGGCATCATGCTGGCCCCGAATATCAAACAAGAGGTGTTTCCAGAGGTGACTCTGGACACGGTGTCGATCCAGGTCATCTACCCCGGCGCTGGTCCAGAAGAAGTTGAGCAAGGCGTTATTCTGGCTGTCGAAGAGGCGGTTCGGGGCATCGATGGCGTGCGAGAGATTCGGTCCACGGCGCTAGAGAGTGTTGGCACGGTAAGTGCCGAGATTTCTACCGATGTGGATGCCTTTGAAGCGCTCAACGACATCAAAAGTGCGGTGGACCGCATCACCAGCCTGCCGCGCGACGCAGAGCGCCCGGTGGTGAGCCTTCTGTCTAACCGAAACCAAGTGATTTCGTTGGTGATCTACGGAGACGGCACGGAGCGAGAACTCCGTGCGCTCGGAGAAGAAGTTCGCGAAGAGATTCTGCAAGATCCCCGGGTGACGCTCGCCGAGCTCGGTGGTGTGAGGAATCCCGAGATTTCTATCGAAGTCCCGCAAGCCGAGCTTCGGCGCCACGACCTTACATTGGACCAGATCGCGCAGACGGTTGGTCGAGCGTCCATCGAGCTCCCGGGCGGCGGCGTCAAGACTTCGGCCGGCGAGGTGTTGATGCGGGTCACGGAGCGCCGCGACTGGGGTTCGGAGTTTGAAGAGGTTGCCGTGAAAGCCTCTCCGGACGGCAGTATGGTGCGCGTAAAAGACCTCGCGCAGGTGGTGGACGGATTTGAAGAGACTGAGCGCGAAGCATTTTTTAATTCCAAGCGCGCGGTGCGCGTAGACGTCTATCGAATCGGCTCACAAACACCCACAGATGTGGCGGATGCCGTTAAATCTTACGTCGATGAAAAGCTCGAGAGATTGCCCGAAGGCTATGGAATCGCAGTCTGGAATGACCGGTCCGAGATCTTTCAAGATCGCATGAACCTTCTGCTCAAGAACGCTTATATCGGGGTCTTCCTCGTGCTCATTATCCTCGGGATTTTCCTCGAGATCAGGCTCGCGTTTTGGGTGACCTCCGGGATTGCGGTTTCGGTATTAGGAGCGATGCTCTTCATGCCGGCGCTAGATGTCTCCATCAATATGATCTCGTTGTTTGCGTTCATCCTTACGCTTGGAATCGTGGTGGATGACGCCATTGTTGGCGGCGAAGCCATCTATCACCACAGACAGCAAGGCAAAGGGCTCATGGAGAGCTCCATCGAGGGAATTGGAGAGGTTTGGGTTCCGATCGTTTTCTCGGTTCTAACAACTGTCGTGGCGTTCATGCCCTTGCTCTTTATCCCGGGAACGATGGGCAAGTTTTGGAATAATATCCCGCTCATCGTCATACCGATTCTGCTCTTATCCATTGTGGATGCGCTCTTCATCTTGCCAGCGCACCTCGCCCACACCTCGCGAAAAGAGACCGGGTTTATCGGGTGGATCGACGCAAAACAGGCGAGGTTTAGCGCTCTTTTGGAGACCTTTATTGAGCGCGTCTACCGCCCTTCTGCGGAGTTTGCGTTCAGGTACCGATATCTGACGGTCGCGCTTGGTCTGGCAACGCTGATTCTGACCTTTGGCATGTTGGGCGGTGGTAGACTCAAGTTCACGTTCTTTCCCAAGGTCGAAGGGGATGTGGTCACCGCCACGCTGCAGCTGCCTTTTGGCTCGCCGATTGAGGACACTCGTGCCGTTGTTGAGCGGATTCAGGCCGGTGGCTTGGAGGCGTTGGAAGAGCTCGGCGGAGACGAGCTTAGCCGCGGCATGTATGCGGATATCGGCGCAGGTGCTGCGTCGGGCATGGGGGCGAGTGTTGGAGGCGGCGTAGGCTCGCATCTGGCCAACGTGCAGATTTTCCTGGTGCCAGCCAAAGACCGAGAGGTCACGACCGCGCAATTTGCGAATCTATGGCGGCAGAAAGTTGGCGAGATCCCGGGCGTGGACACCTTGCAATTCCAGTTCAATATCGGGCCTGCGCGCGGGCAGCCGGTTTCGGTTGAATTGAGCCATCGCGACCCAAAGATTCTGGAGTTTGCGGCTTCACGCGTGGCCGAGAGCTTGGCTACCTACGAAGGTGTCTTTGACACCGACGCTGGCTACACGCCGGGCAAGGACCAGCTCGACTTCCAACTTAAGCCTCAGGCGCGGGCACTGGGCCTCACTGAAACCGACCTTGCGCGCCAGGTACGCGCGAGTTTCTACGGCTCGGAAGTCGCCCGCCAACAGCGTGGGCGCGATGAATTGCGCGTCTTTGTGCGGCGCCCCATGAGTGAGCGAAACTCCGAGTTCGATATTGAAACGATGATGATCCAAACCCCTCAGGGCGGCGAGTTACCCTTGTCTCAGGCTGCCGAGGTGACGAGGGGCAAGTCGTATACGAGTATCCAGCGTGTGGACGCGCGCCGTGTGCTAACCGTGACCGCTGACGTGGACGAGGAGGTGACGACGGGCCAGATTGTCACTCAAGCCGTCATCAACGAGGTCATGCCCAAGATCGCAGCAGAGATACCTGGCCTTAGTTATGGGGCCTCGGGGCAGGAGCAGGACCGTGCTGAGATGATGGATGCGTTGAAGCGAAACTTCACCTTCGCACTTTTGGCGATGTTCGCGCTGATGGCCTTTGCGCTTGGCTCGTATCTTCAACCATTGCTCATCATGTCCGCCATTCCCTTCGGGATTGTAGGCGCCGTGATAGGGCACATGGTTCTGGGGTTTGATGTCTCGGTGATTAGCCTGATGGGGATGGTCGCCCTTTCTGGAGTGGTGGTGAACGATAGTATCGTGTTGGTGGACGCGATTAATACGTTTCGCAAGGAAGGAATGAGCGCCTGGGATGCCGTGGTGGCGGGCGGAACGCGGCGCTTTAGGCCGGTCTTGTTGACGTCGTTGACTACATTCTTCGGGCTCGCGCCGATGATTCTTGAGACCTCGCCTCAAGCCAGGTTCCTTGTACCTATGGCTGTGAGTCTAGGGTTTGGCATCATGTTCACCACGATCATTGTGCTGGGCCTGGTGCCGTGTATCTACCTCATCGCCGACGACGCAAAGCGGTGGTTTGCGCCACCGGTGGACGTTGGCTAG
- a CDS encoding efflux RND transporter periplasmic adaptor subunit, producing the protein MSHEKITWILTRLVLPVAVVVIAILGAVMLVKSKPEPQRNTPPDRGVLVEVSPLELEEKRIGIEGLGSVIPARRVVVQAQVGGVVTWVNPNLVMGGRVKEGDVLLKVDSRDYQVQVEERRAAMEQAEAQLLLEQGQQVVAQREWELFKDSSKDSTDPSLALRGPQRRIAEVNVEAAKARLRKAQLDLGRTNIKAPFNAFVQSGVVEVGQVVSPQSQIATLIGTDEFWVNVSVPVDALQGLKFADAEAHSGTAATVVQEVGTKEIERSGTVLRLVPELDTLGKMARVMVRIDDPLGLENQDAQPILLGAQVRVTIDGTTQAQVAKVPRSAVHNGRWIYVWDDGKLLTREVLIVDGTRDDVWISGVETKTPLITSRIATPVDGMKLRRAGEE; encoded by the coding sequence ATGAGTCACGAAAAGATAACGTGGATACTGACTCGCCTCGTGCTGCCCGTTGCGGTGGTAGTGATCGCGATTTTAGGCGCGGTCATGCTGGTCAAGAGCAAGCCCGAACCCCAGCGAAATACCCCGCCAGACCGAGGTGTGTTGGTTGAGGTCTCGCCGCTTGAGCTCGAGGAAAAACGCATCGGGATCGAAGGTCTCGGAAGCGTCATTCCAGCGCGGCGTGTGGTGGTTCAAGCGCAGGTTGGAGGCGTGGTGACTTGGGTGAACCCGAACCTTGTGATGGGTGGACGCGTTAAAGAAGGCGACGTGTTGTTGAAGGTGGATTCGCGCGACTACCAAGTACAGGTGGAAGAGCGCAGGGCCGCGATGGAACAAGCTGAGGCGCAACTTCTGCTGGAGCAAGGCCAACAAGTTGTGGCCCAGCGAGAGTGGGAGCTCTTTAAGGATTCGTCCAAAGACTCGACCGACCCTTCGCTAGCCTTGCGCGGACCGCAGCGCCGCATCGCGGAGGTCAACGTGGAGGCGGCCAAGGCGCGGCTTCGAAAGGCGCAACTCGACCTCGGACGAACCAATATCAAGGCGCCATTCAACGCTTTTGTTCAGTCGGGTGTTGTGGAAGTTGGGCAAGTCGTCTCGCCGCAATCTCAAATCGCGACCCTCATCGGTACGGATGAATTCTGGGTGAATGTGTCAGTCCCTGTGGACGCGCTTCAGGGGCTGAAATTCGCGGATGCCGAGGCGCACTCGGGAACGGCTGCGACGGTGGTTCAAGAGGTTGGAACAAAGGAGATCGAACGAAGCGGCACGGTGCTCCGCCTGGTCCCAGAGCTCGATACACTGGGCAAAATGGCCCGCGTTATGGTCCGAATCGATGATCCGCTCGGCCTTGAGAATCAGGACGCGCAACCCATTCTGCTGGGCGCACAAGTGCGAGTCACCATCGACGGCACAACTCAAGCACAGGTGGCAAAGGTTCCGCGAAGCGCGGTCCATAACGGCCGCTGGATCTACGTCTGGGACGACGGAAAGTTGCTCACCCGCGAGGTTTTGATCGTGGACGGTACGCGCGACGATGTGTGGATCTCAGGCGTAGAAACCAAGACGCCGCTCATCACGAGCCGCATCGCGACACCCGTGGACGGCATGAAGCTTAGACGAGCAGGTGAAGAATGA
- a CDS encoding efflux transporter outer membrane subunit, which yields MLKRRRLIELLLIYSMGCSGPQYAEKAEEVAPTPEAWEKPSQGAPEEQVTFCSGISSELDQTLSTTLTQNLELKAAWERLQQAEAIATQNGATLYPTVSLQASAQRSKTAAPFGPAGSIEANQFQVSMPVAYELDLFGKLAAQREAAELDVEASRADAETLALSLAAQTTEAWLDVVFHRERIRLLDEQISVAENYLELTLLRLSQGLASALDVNQQETDIRGLKARREQAKLAEELSLWRLGVLLGKAEKAAVSQGELPEIGVALSAGTPASVLEQRPDIRSAYMRLKAADARTAQAARDRLPTIRLSANLFLQAAELGELFDDLFWSLGAQATQPIFEGGRRQARVDQFAAAARERLWVWAQAVNRAVQEVESAMAQEDAQVRVLEELRAQEELAETTLELARERYRSGALDYLRVLTALRSLQAVEQSLLDARRQQLSFRVQTCRALGGAWTQSMEMPESNE from the coding sequence GTGCTGAAGAGACGTAGACTTATTGAGTTGTTACTCATTTACTCGATGGGCTGCTCTGGGCCACAATACGCCGAGAAGGCCGAAGAAGTGGCACCCACACCAGAAGCTTGGGAAAAACCAAGCCAAGGGGCGCCAGAGGAGCAGGTGACATTCTGCTCCGGAATCTCGAGTGAACTCGACCAGACCTTGAGCACCACCTTGACTCAGAATCTTGAGTTGAAGGCGGCTTGGGAGAGACTGCAACAGGCCGAAGCTATTGCCACCCAAAACGGCGCGACCCTCTACCCGACGGTATCTCTTCAGGCTTCCGCGCAACGCTCAAAGACCGCCGCGCCTTTTGGTCCGGCAGGAAGTATTGAAGCCAATCAGTTCCAGGTGAGCATGCCGGTGGCCTACGAGCTCGACCTCTTTGGTAAGCTCGCCGCGCAACGCGAAGCAGCCGAGCTCGACGTAGAGGCATCGCGCGCAGACGCGGAGACGCTGGCCTTGAGCCTTGCCGCGCAGACCACGGAGGCCTGGCTAGATGTGGTTTTTCATCGCGAACGCATACGGCTCTTGGACGAACAGATTTCGGTGGCCGAGAACTACCTCGAGCTCACGCTCCTGAGGCTCAGCCAGGGTCTTGCGAGCGCACTCGACGTGAACCAACAGGAGACCGATATTCGAGGGCTCAAGGCGCGGCGAGAACAGGCAAAGCTCGCGGAGGAACTCAGCCTCTGGCGCCTTGGAGTTCTTTTGGGCAAGGCCGAAAAGGCCGCTGTTTCTCAAGGCGAGCTGCCTGAGATTGGCGTTGCGCTAAGTGCGGGAACTCCGGCATCTGTCTTGGAGCAACGCCCAGACATTCGGTCCGCGTACATGCGCCTTAAGGCCGCAGACGCACGCACGGCTCAGGCTGCAAGGGACCGGCTGCCTACCATTCGGCTGAGCGCGAACCTCTTTCTTCAGGCGGCTGAACTCGGAGAGCTCTTTGACGATCTCTTCTGGTCGCTCGGCGCACAGGCTACGCAGCCCATCTTTGAGGGTGGGAGACGGCAGGCGCGAGTTGACCAGTTCGCGGCAGCAGCACGCGAGCGGCTTTGGGTATGGGCGCAAGCGGTCAATCGCGCAGTCCAAGAGGTGGAGAGTGCGATGGCTCAGGAAGACGCCCAAGTGCGTGTTTTGGAGGAGCTTCGGGCGCAGGAGGAGCTTGCCGAGACCACGTTGGAGCTCGCCCGTGAGCGGTACCGAAGCGGCGCCCTCGACTACTTGCGAGTTCTGACGGCGCTTAGGTCACTGCAAGCTGTGGAGCAGTCGCTTCTGGATGCGCGTCGCCAACAATTATCATTCCGAGTTCAGACTTGCCGGGCATTGGGCGGGGCGTGGACTCAATCAATGGAAATGCCGGAGTCGAACGAATGA
- a CDS encoding TetR/AcrR family transcriptional regulator: MARPRSIPDEHILTCAKDAFFAEGLQVSTADIAKRAGISEGTIFARFGTKEDLFFAAMGLTQPSFLIELHSRVGRRDIEEELIELVHEMLAFFEHAVPCIMLVVSSGAREKLVANPQAPPARVIRELSNYFAKEAELGRLRPHDPEIISRLLVGTAWHYAFCEHVRINDIHPMPRQIYVRGVVDMILRGIRAEET, translated from the coding sequence ATGGCAAGACCGAGATCCATACCTGACGAACATATACTGACGTGTGCCAAGGACGCGTTCTTTGCGGAGGGGCTTCAGGTCTCGACTGCTGATATAGCGAAGCGTGCCGGCATTTCTGAGGGGACAATATTTGCTAGATTTGGGACCAAAGAAGACCTTTTCTTCGCGGCCATGGGGCTTACACAACCGTCTTTTTTGATCGAATTGCATTCTCGAGTCGGACGCAGAGATATTGAAGAGGAACTCATAGAACTGGTGCACGAAATGCTGGCGTTTTTCGAACACGCAGTACCTTGCATCATGCTTGTCGTCTCGAGCGGTGCCCGGGAAAAGCTCGTTGCAAATCCTCAAGCTCCACCTGCCCGAGTGATTCGAGAGTTGAGCAACTATTTTGCCAAAGAAGCAGAACTTGGGCGCCTTCGTCCGCACGATCCAGAGATTATCTCTCGGCTCCTCGTAGGCACGGCCTGGCATTATGCATTTTGCGAACACGTTCGGATCAACGACATCCACCCAATGCCACGCCAGATCTACGTGCGCGGCGTTGTTGATATGATTTTAAGGGGGATACGTGCTGAAGAGACGTAG